In a single window of the Streptomyces sp. NBC_00285 genome:
- a CDS encoding dihydropteroate synthase encodes MSPRTTAAEAGLRTVIRRLEALIPTFVSTTTPPRACTTFSPCAETRSVIRSAPGRGIRTSGHPQGIRYAAAEPVSIVGESGTADSFSDGNRFLTPAVAHAQRLRSEGADIIELGPAASHPGAQRVRTDEEMRRLDGVIDQLVGEGVHPSRRTTRRRPRPAYVRALSGGEPQPMTQPVGAHS; translated from the coding sequence ATGTCGCCACGCACCACGGCGGCCGAAGCCGGTCTCCGGACCGTGATCCGCCGACTGGAGGCACTGATCCCCACGTTCGTCTCCACCACTACGCCGCCCAGGGCGTGCACAACGTTCTCGCCCTGCGCGGAGACCCGCTCGGTGATCCGCTCGGCCCCTGGCCGAGGCATCCGGACATCCGGACATCCGCAGGGGATCCGGTACGCCGCCGCCGAACCGGTCAGCATCGTCGGGGAGTCGGGAACCGCGGACTCGTTCTCCGACGGGAACCGCTTCCTGACCCCAGCTGTGGCGCACGCCCAACGGCTGCGCTCGGAGGGGGCTGACATCATCGAACTCGGGCCTGCCGCAAGCCATCCGGGAGCACAGCGGGTGCGCACCGACGAGGAGATGAGACGGTTGGACGGTGTCATCGACCAACTGGTCGGCGAGGGCGTCCACCCCAGCCGGAGGACTACGCGCCGTCGACCCCGACCGGCGTACGTCCGTGCCCTGTCCGGTGGAGAACCGCAACCCATGACACAGCCCGTAGGAGCACACTCGTGA
- the metE gene encoding 5-methyltetrahydropteroyltriglutamate--homocysteine S-methyltransferase, whose translation MTTKTAAAAARATVYGHPRQGANRELKKAVEGYWKGRVTAGTLRATAADLRAANWRRLAEAGIHEVPTGDFSYYDHVLDTTVMVGAIPARHRVAVAVDADALDGYFAMARGTQDTAPLEMTKWFDTNYHYLVPELSPDTAFTANSAKQVAELKEALALGLSARPVLVGPVTYLLLAKAAPGVPADFEPLTLLDRLLPVYAEVLADLRAAGAEWVQLDEPALVQDRTPAELNAATRAYRDLGALTNRPKLLVASYFDRLGDALPVLAKAPVEGLAMDFTEAAAANLDALAAVGGLPGKRLVAGVVNGRNIWINDLSKSLSTLGTLLGLADRVDVAASCSLLHVPLDAKAERDTEPQILRWLAFARQKTAEIVTLAKGLSQGTDTISAELAANRADLASRASSPITNDSTVRARAEAVTDTDARRSQPYAARATAQRAHLGLPLLPTTTIGSFPQTGELRVARADLRAGRIDTAGYEERIKAEIQDVVTFQEKAGLDVLVHGEPERNDMVQYFAEQLTGYLATQHGWVQSYGTRYVRPPILAGDISRPGPMTVRWTTYAQSLTDRPVKGMLTGPVTMLAWSFVRDDQPLAKTARQVALALRDEVNDLETAGTSVIQVDEPALRETLPLRAADHAGYLAWATEAFRLSTSGVRPDTQIHTHMCYAEFGDIIQAIDDLDADVISLEAARSRMQVARELAAHGYPREAGPGVYDIHSPRVPSAQEAAELLRTGLKAIPAERLWVNPDCGLKTRGWPETRACLENLVTAARTVRAELSTS comes from the coding sequence GTGACCACCAAGACCGCAGCCGCGGCAGCACGCGCCACCGTGTACGGCCACCCCCGCCAGGGCGCGAACCGAGAACTGAAGAAGGCCGTCGAGGGCTACTGGAAGGGCCGCGTCACCGCCGGCACCCTCCGCGCGACCGCGGCCGACCTGCGCGCCGCCAACTGGCGCCGGCTCGCCGAGGCCGGCATCCACGAGGTGCCCACCGGTGACTTCTCGTACTACGACCACGTCCTGGACACCACTGTCATGGTCGGCGCGATCCCCGCCCGCCACCGGGTGGCGGTGGCCGTGGACGCCGACGCCCTCGACGGCTACTTCGCCATGGCCCGCGGCACCCAGGACACCGCCCCGTTGGAGATGACCAAGTGGTTCGACACCAACTACCACTACCTGGTACCCGAGTTGAGCCCTGACACGGCTTTCACCGCGAACTCCGCCAAGCAGGTCGCGGAGCTGAAGGAGGCCCTGGCCCTCGGTCTGTCCGCCCGGCCGGTCCTGGTCGGCCCCGTCACCTACCTCCTCCTGGCCAAGGCCGCACCGGGCGTGCCCGCGGACTTCGAGCCGCTCACCCTCCTGGACCGACTGCTCCCGGTGTACGCCGAGGTCCTCGCCGACCTGCGCGCGGCCGGTGCCGAGTGGGTGCAGCTGGACGAGCCCGCCCTGGTGCAGGACCGCACACCGGCCGAGCTGAACGCCGCCACCCGCGCCTACCGCGATCTCGGCGCCCTCACCAACCGCCCCAAGCTGCTGGTCGCCTCCTACTTCGACCGGCTCGGCGACGCCCTGCCGGTGCTGGCCAAGGCCCCGGTCGAGGGGCTGGCCATGGACTTCACCGAGGCGGCGGCAGCCAACCTGGACGCCCTGGCGGCCGTGGGCGGACTACCCGGCAAGCGCCTGGTCGCCGGCGTCGTCAACGGACGCAACATCTGGATCAACGACCTGTCGAAGTCCCTGTCCACCCTCGGCACCCTTCTCGGGCTCGCCGACCGGGTCGACGTGGCCGCCTCCTGTTCCCTTCTCCACGTCCCGCTGGACGCGAAGGCCGAGCGGGACACCGAGCCTCAGATCCTGCGCTGGCTGGCCTTCGCAAGGCAGAAGACCGCCGAGATCGTCACCCTCGCCAAGGGCCTGTCCCAGGGCACCGACACCATCAGCGCCGAATTGGCCGCCAACCGCGCAGACCTGGCCTCCCGCGCCAGTTCGCCGATCACCAACGACTCAACCGTCCGCGCCCGTGCCGAGGCAGTCACCGACACCGACGCCCGCCGCTCCCAGCCGTACGCCGCACGCGCCACCGCCCAGCGCGCCCATCTGGGGCTGCCGCTGCTGCCGACGACCACCATCGGGTCGTTCCCCCAGACCGGTGAACTCCGCGTCGCCCGCGCCGACTTGCGGGCAGGACGAATCGACACGGCCGGTTACGAGGAGCGCATCAAGGCGGAGATCCAGGATGTGGTCACCTTCCAGGAGAAGGCCGGCCTGGACGTCCTCGTACACGGCGAGCCTGAACGCAACGACATGGTCCAGTACTTCGCCGAACAGCTCACCGGCTATCTGGCCACCCAGCACGGCTGGGTCCAGTCCTACGGCACCCGCTACGTCCGCCCGCCGATCCTGGCCGGCGACATCTCGCGGCCCGGGCCGATGACGGTGCGCTGGACGACGTACGCACAGTCCCTCACCGACCGCCCGGTCAAGGGCATGCTCACCGGCCCGGTCACCATGCTCGCCTGGTCCTTCGTCCGCGACGACCAGCCCCTCGCCAAGACCGCACGGCAGGTCGCCCTCGCCCTGCGTGACGAGGTCAACGACCTTGAAACGGCAGGCACTTCGGTCATCCAGGTCGACGAGCCGGCCCTGCGCGAGACACTGCCGCTGCGGGCCGCCGACCACGCCGGGTATCTGGCGTGGGCAACCGAGGCGTTCAGGCTCAGCACCAGCGGAGTGCGGCCGGACACTCAGATCCACACGCACATGTGCTACGCCGAGTTCGGTGACATCATCCAGGCCATCGATGACCTCGACGCCGACGTGATCAGCCTGGAGGCCGCCCGCTCCCGCATGCAGGTGGCGCGTGAGCTCGCCGCACACGGCTATCCGCGGGAGGCCGGACCCGGTGTGTACGACATTCACTCCCCTCGCGTGCCGAGCGCGCAGGAAGCCGCCGAACTGCTGCGCACCGGCCTGAAGGCCATCCCCGCCGAGCGGCTGTGGGTCAACCCCGACTGCGGCCTGAAGACCCGCGGCTGGCCCGAGACCCGCGCCTGCCTGGAGAACCTTGTCACCGCCGCCCGCACGGTCCGCGCGGAACTCTCCACGTCCTGA
- a CDS encoding ABC transporter substrate-binding protein, with protein MPVLRTVHRIPALLMASALLLTACGSSGGGDVKSQKTSAVGYPVTIDDCGRKVTLKSAPKRAVSLNQGTTEILLSLGLAGRMAGTATWTDPVMKGLGKANASVPRLADNAPSFEKVLDAEPDFVTASFVSTLGKGGVATREQFEKLGVPTYVSPSDCSAGKDNDSGGDGSRSEPLTLDAVYGEIRDLARAFGVGERGEKLVASLKQRVGTATAGLRASDVSLMYWFANSQSPYLAGCCGAPGAITRAVGARNAFADTHDEWPQIGWETVADRDPDVIVIGDLTRKQQTAETAAAKIRFLETNPATRNLTAVKKKRYVLLSGQAMNPSIRTIEGIEEVAAGLRDFGLDK; from the coding sequence ATGCCCGTGCTCCGCACCGTTCACCGTATTCCGGCGCTTCTGATGGCGTCGGCCCTGCTGCTCACCGCCTGTGGCTCCTCCGGCGGCGGAGACGTGAAGTCACAGAAGACCTCAGCCGTCGGCTACCCGGTCACCATCGACGACTGTGGCCGGAAGGTCACCCTCAAGTCGGCCCCGAAGCGGGCCGTCTCCCTCAACCAGGGCACCACCGAGATCCTGCTCTCCCTGGGCCTGGCCGGCCGTATGGCGGGTACGGCGACATGGACCGATCCGGTGATGAAGGGCCTTGGGAAGGCCAACGCGTCCGTGCCGAGGCTCGCGGACAACGCGCCTTCGTTCGAGAAGGTCCTGGATGCCGAACCCGACTTCGTGACCGCCTCGTTCGTCTCCACTCTGGGCAAGGGCGGGGTCGCCACCCGCGAGCAGTTCGAGAAGCTCGGCGTGCCCACGTACGTCTCGCCGTCCGACTGCTCCGCGGGCAAGGACAACGACAGCGGCGGCGACGGATCGCGCAGCGAGCCGCTCACCCTCGACGCCGTTTACGGCGAGATACGGGACCTGGCCCGGGCGTTCGGAGTAGGAGAGCGCGGTGAGAAGCTCGTCGCCTCGCTGAAGCAGCGGGTGGGGACGGCCACCGCCGGACTGCGCGCTTCGGACGTCTCCCTGATGTACTGGTTCGCCAACTCCCAGTCCCCGTACCTGGCCGGCTGCTGCGGCGCGCCGGGCGCCATCACCCGTGCCGTCGGTGCGAGGAACGCCTTCGCCGACACCCACGACGAATGGCCGCAGATCGGCTGGGAGACCGTCGCCGACCGTGACCCCGACGTCATCGTGATCGGTGACCTGACCCGCAAGCAGCAGACCGCGGAGACCGCAGCGGCCAAGATCCGCTTCCTGGAGACCAACCCCGCCACCCGCAACCTGACCGCTGTGAAGAAGAAGCGATACGTCCTGCTGTCCGGCCAGGCGATGAACCCGTCCATCCGAACGATCGAGGGGATCGAGGAGGTCGCGGCCGGTCTGCGGGACTTCGGACTGGACAAGTGA
- a CDS encoding iron chelate uptake ABC transporter family permease subunit — MSVRTPLLTGAGLAALLASIAVAVTIGPADISTGDVWASVAAHLGLGEGRLAPLRDGIVWNLRMPRTLLAAVCGAGLAVCGAVMQSLLRNPLADPFVLGVSSGASTGAVAVVVLGVGGGVVSLSAGAFLGALLSFALVLLLSHTLGAGTDRVVLSGVAAMQLFSALTSFIVLTSADAETTRGVLFWLLGSLTGADWGQVLLCTAVLAVVLTVCLGHARTLDAFAFGDEAAAGLGVRVTRTRLVLLCATALLTAALVSCAGAIGFVGLVLPHATRVLTGAGHARLLPVTALTGAVFLVWVDTLARTALDPQEVPVGVVTSLIGVPAFVVVLYRGRRTA; from the coding sequence GTGAGCGTCCGTACACCGCTGTTGACGGGCGCCGGGCTGGCCGCACTGCTCGCGTCGATCGCCGTTGCCGTGACCATCGGCCCGGCGGACATCTCCACGGGAGACGTCTGGGCGTCGGTCGCGGCCCATCTCGGCCTCGGCGAGGGCAGGTTGGCGCCGCTGCGGGACGGCATCGTGTGGAACCTGCGCATGCCACGCACGCTCCTCGCCGCCGTCTGCGGAGCCGGGCTGGCCGTGTGCGGGGCGGTGATGCAGTCGCTGCTGCGCAACCCCCTGGCTGATCCCTTCGTACTCGGAGTCTCCTCCGGCGCCTCCACGGGAGCGGTCGCCGTGGTCGTGCTGGGGGTGGGCGGGGGAGTGGTGTCCCTGTCGGCGGGCGCCTTCCTCGGTGCGTTGCTCTCCTTTGCCCTGGTGCTGCTGCTCAGCCACACCCTGGGCGCCGGCACCGACCGGGTGGTGCTGTCCGGGGTGGCTGCCATGCAGCTGTTCTCCGCGTTGACCTCGTTCATCGTCCTGACCTCGGCCGACGCGGAGACCACCCGGGGCGTGCTGTTCTGGCTGCTGGGCTCGCTCACCGGTGCCGACTGGGGACAGGTGCTGCTGTGCACGGCGGTCCTCGCCGTCGTCCTGACCGTCTGCCTCGGGCACGCCCGCACACTCGACGCGTTCGCCTTCGGCGACGAGGCCGCAGCAGGACTCGGCGTCCGGGTCACCCGCACCCGCCTGGTCCTGCTCTGCGCAACCGCGCTGCTCACCGCCGCCCTGGTGAGCTGCGCCGGCGCGATCGGCTTTGTCGGCCTGGTCCTGCCGCACGCCACCCGCGTGTTGACCGGTGCCGGCCACGCTCGCCTGCTGCCGGTGACTGCGCTGACCGGCGCCGTCTTTCTGGTGTGGGTCGACACCCTCGCCCGTACCGCCCTCGACCCCCAGGAGGTCCCGGTGGGCGTGGTGACGTCCCTCATCGGCGTCCCCGCGTTCGTCGTCGTGCTCTACCGCGGACGGAGAACGGCATGA